CGCCGTTTGCCGGCAGAGAAGGCAAATATGTCCAGTCCAGGAAAATCCGGGAACGCCTGCTCAAGGAAACCTTGAAAAATGTGGCCATTGAGGTGGAAGACAGTACCACGGACGAAAGTTTTGTGGTCAAGGGCAGAGGCGAGCTGCAACTGGCCATTTTGATCGAAACCATGCGCCGGGAGGGGTTTGAGCTTTGTGTGAGCCGGCCAAAGGTGATTTATAAGCAGGGTCAGGGGGAAACTCTGGAACCGATTGAACATCTGTTTGTGGATTGTGAAGAGGATTTCATGGGGGTGGTGACGGAAAAACTGTCCATCCGCAAAGGCAAAATGACCAATTTGGTGAACAACGGCAAAGGAAGGGTCCGCATCGAGTTTTCCATCCCGTCCCGTTCCCTGATCGGTTACCGGGACGAATTCCTCACCGACACAAGGGGTACCGGGATCATGAATTCCTATCTGGCCGGATACGAGCCGTTCCGGGGGGAATTTCCCGTGCGTTTCAACGGGTCTCTGGTCTCAGACCGGCAGGGCACGGCCGTGCCCTATGCCCTGTTCAACCTGGAACCCCGGGGCCAGCTGTTCATTGTGCCCGGTACCCCGGTGTATGAAGGTATGGTGATCGGTGAGCACAACCGGGCCACAGATATTGATGTCAATCCCTGCAAAGAGAAAAAACTCACCAATATGCGGGCATCGGGCAAGGATGAAAACGTGGTGTGTACGCCCGTGCGGGAGATGACCCTGGAAAAAGCCATCCACTTTATCACAGATGATGAAATGGTGGAGGTGACCCCGGTGTCCATCCGGTTGCGCAAAACGATTTTAAATGCCCAGAAGCGGCACCAGATGGCCGGGAAACTCAAGAAAAAAGAGAAGGAATAGAAACGCCGTCCCCCGGGGCACCCTGTGACCGGCCCGAGATTTTCAAATCTGACGGCCCGGCCCCAAGGCACCCCGGGGGGGCTTGTTCCACGTTGTTGGCGTTCATCCTGTCTGTGATGGTCTGATGTGATCTGTTCAGGTCAAAAAAACAGATCGCATCAGGCATGGATAATTTTGAAGTCACTGCCTTCGGGGTGGTCTGCCTGGAACCGGGTCAGACGGTCCGCCAGTTCGTTGAACCGCTCTTTTCCGGTCAATGACACACAGGCCCGCAACCCTTCGTGGCGGTCACTGCCCGTGGTGCTCAAGGAGATGGCGCTGATGCCGTAATAAAGCAGTTCCTCCACCAGTTCCACGCCCGTGAATCCCGGGTAGGAGATGGTGAAATAAAACCCGTCGGCAATGGGTTTGTCATCATCCATGTCATACACAATCTTGAATCCGTTTTGCGTAAACATCTGTTTCATGGCCCCGGCCCGGTCCCCGTATTCTTTGACATGGTCCACAAAATTGAATTCCCCGGAGTTCACTGCTTTGAGCAGCCCTAACAGCCCGTACTGGTTGGAGTGGGACACCCCGGAGCTTAACGCATACATGGCCCCGAAAATATAGGCATATCCGAACCGGTCGCTGCCGAAAAACGATTTGAGATTGTTGCCGGTGGAGTGGAACAGTTTTTCCGGAATCGCGGACATGCCGATGCGCTGGCCGGCCATGGAAAAAGATTTGGAACTGGAGATCAAAAGAATGTAATTGTCGGTGAACTTGGCCACGGACGGAATGAACGGGGGCTGGCCCGGTATGGAATAGTTTTTCCGGAAATCCATACCAAAATAGGCCAGATCTTCCATGACAATACAGTCATATTGGGTGGCCAAAGAGCCGATGGTTTCAAGTTCTTTTTCTGTAAAGCAGATCCAGGCCGGATTGTTGGGGTTGGAATACATGATGGCGGCCACATCCCCTTGTTCCAGAAATGATTCCAGCTTGGGCCCCAGTTTGTCGCCTCGGTATTCATATACATCAAAATGGGCAAAGGGCAGTCCCAGAACTTTTGCCTGAAGCTTGTTCACCGGAAATCCCGGATCAATGAACAAGAGTTTTTCTTTCCCCTTGATCCGCCGGCTGCAGCACATCATGGCCATGTAGCAGCCCTGCATGGAGCCTACCGTGGGAAAGCAGGACTCTGCCGGAATCTCAATGTCCACAAAGTTTTTCACAAACGCGGAGATTTCGGTTTTCAGCTGGGGGATACCATCAAACGGCGGGTATTTGGAGCCAACCCCCTGTTTGAGGGCTTCAATTTCCGCATCCACGGCTATCTGCGGCGGGGCCAGACCCGGCACCCCCATTTCCATGCGGATGAAGGCGTCGCCTGTGGCGGTTTCAATATTGTTCACAATCCGGTTCAATTCCCGGATGGAGGCCATGCCCACAGACTCCAGGCCCATTTTATCAATTTCCTGTTTGACAATTTCACGATTGATCGGGGTTTCCATTCACGTCTCCTGAAAAAATCTGATTAAAAAAATAATCAACTATTAACCGGCAAGAGTGTACGGCCTTCCTTGGTTTTTTTCAAGAATTAAATAGCTAAAAAGAATGACAATGATGTAAAGACACTTCAGAACAAGAGAATTCAGGGTTGTTTCCCGGTCATTTTGTCATGGAATCGCTGCACATGATCTGTGATGATGGCGGATGCGACAGCCCCGTTTTTTGATTTCATGGCGGCAATGATCTTGTCAAAGTCCTGGAGGTTTTCCAGGGTCCGCTCCCGGTTCATGGGAAGAAAATCCTGGTAATACCGATGAATGTTGTCATGTATACTTTTCTGGACAAACTGGAACACGGGATTCCGGGTCATGGTGCCGATATAGGTGTGCATGGCTTCATCGGTTTTCAAAAAACTTTCCCAGTCCTGGATATCATAACAATGCCTGGCCCGGGCCTGCATTTGCTCCAGTTCTTCAATGTCTTTGGGGGTGGCCCGTTCCGTGGCCAGTTCCACCAGGCTGCCTTCTATTTTGATCCGGAATTCGGACAAATGTTCCAGAGATACTTCACCGGACTGGATCAGCAGTGCCAGAGATTCCATGAGAGGATCCGTGTCGATCTGCTTGACAATGGCGCCGCCGGCGACCCCCAGCTTGATTTCAATCAGTCCTTTCTGTTCCAGGACCCGCAGCGCTTCTCTCAGGGTCCCCCGGCTGGTGTTGAACATCTCCTTGAGGTCCCGCTCCGCTGGCAGCCGGGTGCCAGGGGCCAGTTTCTTGGTCAGAATGGCCTCTTGTATCTGGTCGACCACGTCTTGAAAGACCCGACTCTGTTTGGCGCGCTTAAACATAAAAAAATCCGTTTTTCCGCTTGAATTGTCTATGGTGCAACCCAGTTCTTATGGCTCCTAATCCTAATGGTTAAACCATTTTGTTCCCCTTTGTCAAATCTTTTCAGGGGAATTGAACCCATGGCAAGGAATGCGGCAATAGAGGTTGTAAAAAATAACTGTTCAATAATGAAATGACCGTTATCTGGAAAGTGATGCCTGGAGACCGGTCAATTATCGGATATTTTTTCGTGAATATGGCCGGTGTTTTCTGCCCGAAGGCCTTCGGGAAGCGGTGACAACGTCTTTCTGTCGCTGTTTTTTGACAGGATCTTTTTCCACAAAAACAGGCGTTCGGGTGAACGGATCACGGCCTGTGTGATACATCAGGGTGGAATAGGTGGCCGGCGTGGGGGTGAAAATCTGGACCTGCTCGGGCGTGGTTCTCAGTTTGTCTGTGGTAAAGCGTTTCAAAGAAGCCATGTCGGCCTGGGTGCATCCGGGGTGGGCCGCCATCAGGTAATAGGTTAAAAACTGGGGTTTGCCGCAGTCGGCGGACAATTTGTCAAACGCAGACTTAAAAGCCAGCAGATCATCAATGGTCTGTTTGCCCATATG
Above is a window of Desulfotignum balticum DSM 7044 DNA encoding:
- a CDS encoding pyridoxal phosphate-dependent aminotransferase, which produces METPINREIVKQEIDKMGLESVGMASIRELNRIVNNIETATGDAFIRMEMGVPGLAPPQIAVDAEIEALKQGVGSKYPPFDGIPQLKTEISAFVKNFVDIEIPAESCFPTVGSMQGCYMAMMCCSRRIKGKEKLLFIDPGFPVNKLQAKVLGLPFAHFDVYEYRGDKLGPKLESFLEQGDVAAIMYSNPNNPAWICFTEKELETIGSLATQYDCIVMEDLAYFGMDFRKNYSIPGQPPFIPSVAKFTDNYILLISSSKSFSMAGQRIGMSAIPEKLFHSTGNNLKSFFGSDRFGYAYIFGAMYALSSGVSHSNQYGLLGLLKAVNSGEFNFVDHVKEYGDRAGAMKQMFTQNGFKIVYDMDDDKPIADGFYFTISYPGFTGVELVEELLYYGISAISLSTTGSDRHEGLRACVSLTGKERFNELADRLTRFQADHPEGSDFKIIHA
- a CDS encoding FadR/GntR family transcriptional regulator, with translation MFKRAKQSRVFQDVVDQIQEAILTKKLAPGTRLPAERDLKEMFNTSRGTLREALRVLEQKGLIEIKLGVAGGAIVKQIDTDPLMESLALLIQSGEVSLEHLSEFRIKIEGSLVELATERATPKDIEELEQMQARARHCYDIQDWESFLKTDEAMHTYIGTMTRNPVFQFVQKSIHDNIHRYYQDFLPMNRERTLENLQDFDKIIAAMKSKNGAVASAIITDHVQRFHDKMTGKQP